A segment of the Nyctibius grandis isolate bNycGra1 chromosome 27, bNycGra1.pri, whole genome shotgun sequence genome:
CTGGGCTACTTGTGAAAAGCAAATTGACCGCAGCTAGACTTTGAAGTGACAGCTGCTAATGACTTGCCTAGCTCACGAATATTTCAGGACGTATTCCTACATCTCATAGCTGCTAGGGAACACAACCAgtaaattaagaagaaaagcattgcTGAAGTTTCAAATGACAACCAAATAGCAGGGAGTAGGCCTGAAGATCTGACAATGAAGACATCAGCAGAGGACTGGCACGCTGGGCATAATCCCAGCAAACAGAGGCAATTAGGGAGCAGGCTTGCAATGCTGCCCTCTTGCAGCTGTGCTCTCTGCAGACCCCGCCGTCCGCTTGGCTGTGGACTCTGTTCAATAGAGCTGCTTGCTGACACAAGAACTGAAGCTGTGCTGGGTGACAGGGATAATCTGATCTTTATTATTTGCTCTGTTACTGTTCCCACGGCCGTGGCATGCTTGGGGAGGGGATAAGGAGCTGGCAGAGAACCACACGCTGCTGCACTGCAGCTCACCTCTCATCCAGTGCAGCATTTCACGATTTATAAGGCAGccagtttccttttcaaaattccTCTTGCAAagtgctctgcctgctgctgccctccacGGTGCCTTGCAGGGCTTGTTCTGAGCTGTGTTCCCAAAGGGCTGGttccctccctctgctgcaGTTCGCgttctggttttggctgtggTGCTGCTGGATGCTGTGCTGCTGCGTTGGTTTAACATTCAGTTTCTGGTCTATGCAGTCCTGGCTCCTTCCTCTATAAAGGTTCAGAGCCGAATGGCATTGCTAAATAAACATGTCTCTAGCTAGGGTTTAATGGaaacctcttccttttcccctgctGTTGTCCTGTGCTCCCCTCTACCCCTGCCTCAGGCGTCTGAGATTCTCCACAGTTTCTCATGCCCAATTTCCAGCCCTCAGCTAATCAGACTTACATTGCTGATGCTTCTCAATTGAGAGAAAATTAGATCAGCAGTGGGTGGGTGCCTCACGTGGTCTTTTGTAGCCCCAGAGCTGCCTGTCTTCTCCTCCAGCAATAACTCTTGTAGTAATCCATCATTGGAATGCGTGATCTCTACAAAGCCCTACAGAAATAGAGCAATATATTCTCACAAGCACTGTGGCAATAGAAAAATGTAGCAAAAATGGACAGAGAAGCCTGGAAATATCTCCTGACTTGGTATGAGCACTGGTCGATATATTACACAGGAAAACCAGTCTCGCAGCCAGTACAAGCGAGGTCAAGGTACATCACCATCACCCGCTGCCTCTGGGctctgctgtctcctgcagctgctcttccagGAGCATTTGCTGTGGCAGGACGTTACGTGCTCGAAGTCACAGCTCAGGGtagctgggagctgctgtttcagctgaaagaaaCCGAGTGGGGAACACACCAACCAGAGCTCTCACTGATGCTGAGGTTTTCCATTGGCCACCAGAAAAACTCACCAGTAAGAACCTCTCTCAGGGAAGATGTGCATTTGCTCTCGGCGGGTCAGGTCAGAGGCTTTGTCTGGGTCTGCCCGTGCCGGTGGAGCTGAGGGACCACACGTGCCGTGGCGGCAACAGGTAGCTGGAACGACAAAGAGGTGCTGGAGTGTTGAGGGAGCCAtcaaacatgttttgttttctctacgGGGAGTGGGTGGAAGGAAAGCTAAATTATATCTTCAAGATATTAAATATAACGCTTCACATTAAGCTCAGAGTTATCCGTGAATATCTTTAATGATAGTGCGAGCTACTTCACAGTAATAAAAGTCAATGTTGCCATAATTAGACCAGTATTGTCTTGCAGTTAATAGACCATTGTAATCATGGCTTTGTCATATTATTAATCATTTTCTGTTTGGACTTTGCTAATTATCCCCTTTGGTAACTCAGTTTGGGTATTATGAAGTCATCAGGGACATAAAGCTGAAAGGTAGTTCCACCATATTCTCTTAATTAGTTCTCATCCATGATGAAACAAAATGGGCAGTTGTACTGATGAGCTCCTTTCCGAGTGCGTGGGTACGGGGGCACGGGAGGGGCTGGACTAACCAAGAAATGATCCTCCTTTCCTAAATCTGCTTTTAGCTTTACAGTTTTAAATTGCTCCACTGGCCCTTGGGCCTGCCCTGGGCTATCTCATCTTTTATTTGAAAGGCAGTAGGAAGTAGTGACCTGCTCAGAAGTTTTATAGTTTTGAGCCATTCTGTGAGCTTTGTTTTAAGATTCAATAGCAAGTAAAAACACACTGCCCTTTACTGCGGGAGAGGGACAGTGGGACAGTAACTCGGCCACAGGGCTCCCGAGTGTCACCCAGCCCGcttctcaccaccctcaccctGTTTCCTTTGTAGATGCGTAACTGCTCCTGCTGCAAGAAAACCAAGGCGCAGCACTGTTTTTGTGAGAAGTTGGTCTGAGCTGTTCGTGCTGCCTCTGAAAACTTTGGTTCATTATTttccctgccaggctgcaggggtGGGAGATCAGCTTCTCTGTTCACTCAATTTTGACGTTTAACAGCACAAGGGGTGACAAATGATCATTTATCCTTAGCCTCTCAGGTACGGCTTGCTTTCTCCTGTTAGctaaaggaaagcagagcaaagaccATGGTCCATGTGGGCCTTCCCGTGGATGTGCTCGTGTCTGTCCTGGCAGCAAGTGGCTTTCTGGTTTAGaaatctctgtttctctccatcAGCTGCTCTGACGGGGAATCTGTGGCATAACTCATCAAAAGGTCGTTCCTGGCCGAGAGGAGCCTTTCCCTGGTTCTCCTGGTGTGGAAATGCTTTCAGTGAAGGTCTCTGCTTTGCAGCGAAGGACCAGGACTGCTAGTGGTGGCTGTCGATGGTCACTTCTGGGGCGTTGCTGTGAGATGTCCTAGTGCTTTGTGGCTGTAGGGGTTGGGACTAAGCCTCAGTTCTCCAAGGAATTTGGGTGCATGCAGAAATATAGGGGGTCACAAATTCacaatttctcttttgctttataCACCATGCTAAACCTCTACCTCACAAAGACCTTCATCAGTGAGGCAGACCATCCCCGAAGGAGCCATCTCTGTTCCAGTAGGTAAATAAGAACTCGGGGCCTTATCCTAAGCGTGTCAACTAATGCAGGTAGATGTTCTTCTGCGTGGCCATGTCTTTCCTGCTGCttgctctcccttccctcctcgtTAGTCATACGAGAGCTTCATTAGTCATGCAAGAGCTTCGTCATTGCTGCTCTGTAGCCAAAAGCAGTTTCCAGCTGAGGGTTCCTCTGGGAAGCGGCTCTTGCTCCCGGGGCGGCGAGACTGGAAAATATCCGTGTTAATTCGTATTTGCCACCTCCTCCTTTTCAGCTTTATCTCTTCAATTACAAGTTGtaataaaatccattttccGACATGGCAATTTCTCCTGTGTCTCACaaaggagctgggctgggctgaggtACCAGCACTGAGTCAGATAAGAGCAGGGTGAGGAATGGCCGAAGCCATTCTGCACTCACACGGCCCCACTTGCCTGATAATAACAAAGCGACAAATAGctcactgttatttttttagagGAGAACAGAATAGAAACATAGtccttgtatttttcttcagatggGGCATTTCTCAGAGCATAACGTGACCGAGGGCGGCGATGCCGCGAGCGGTTGGGGCTCTGCCGAGCTGGCTGTGGCGCGGGAAACGCTCGGTGAAGCAGAGGCTGGATGGTTCCTGTGCCGAGCCCTTCCTTCCTGCTGGCCACAGACACGTCCCCTTCCCTGGGCTCTGAACCTTGCACGGGGTGGGATAACATAAACAAAGGAGCTAATCTTTCCCCTGGGCTGAGTGTCGTTTTGGTCTGTTCTGTCTTTGCAGAAGTTTTTGGGAGAACAGGCCCTATCTCCACCCATGCCAGGAGTACCCAAGCAACCTCTGGCCCTGGGGCATTTTCTGTGAGATAGGGAATTATCttgtttttacagtttcttGTAAGTTAAAGGACATTTAAAGCATAACATTTTGAATACtaagtattttttaagaagtaacTGGTATTTCAAATTCATGAGAGAAAGCTCATTAAATCAATTAAGGTCAACTCTGTCCAACTGATATTTCAGTTTAATAAGTCACAAAAAAGTCTTGGGTAATTCGATGTCATCTTCAGGCAAACCAATATTCTTCCCAGgcagatgcttaaaaaaatgtctgtaaaatcCTCATCCTTGTGTTTTATGCGAGCTGTCAGAGGAAAGAGTGGGAGGTCATGCATAAAAGTATCTGTGAATCCTGTCAAATACATTATGACTGCCAGTTCAGCAAGATGTGACATGAACTAAGATCTTTCTCTAGCTGGCAACAGGTTTTCAGAAGGGATAGCTGATTATTTCTGATGTTTGCCATTAATGAGGCTGGTGTGCTGGCAGAGTCATGCACGCTATATAACATCTTGGCATGGGCAGAAGTATCTTAACAGAAACTTCTCTGTCACAGAACAGCTCCAAGCAGTGACAGATTCTGCACTGCAACTATTTCCTTTGTAACAACACAGACATATTTGCAAAAAGTCCAGGTTCTTAAGTTTTGTTATGAAACTGTTTGACACTGAGGTTCCTGGGCACAGTTCCAAGACGATGCGAAGAGTAGGAAAGCAGCACCTCTGCGCTCTGCTTTGGTGAGAATACGCGTAGCCAAACCTCTAAGGGAGCTCCACTGCTGACTTGTACAATCCTATTCATTATTGAATGAGACGGGACTTATTTATTCACCCCGGTGGTGATCTGTATTTCCACCTTGGAgatacagcagaaaataaatggtgCAGTCTGACCTGTACAGGAGGCTggtgagggagaggaaaagttGCAACAACTTCTGGATGGCATTTACCCTTCCACCTGCATCGGCTGGCAGTTTCCAGCCCTTCCTTTCATGTCAAAGCACCTGTGGGCAGCCGGGAAGCTTTGCCTCAAGCTCTTAGTGAATTTGCTAAGCTAGGTAATTTTGTGGGAAAACAGTGTGTTTCCTACAGATGGTTTCCCAGGTGTTCAGCAGAACTGCCTCGTAGATGTTGCATTTTGTGTCTGATGCTTCCTTGAGATTTCACTTACAAGAACTGATGTGAGAATCCTAAATATATCGTAGCTATTGTATTCCCGGATAGCATGTTAGCAAAGTTTGATGATATAAATGGGTTCCTGAATACTTCGCTGTTATGGTTCATCCATgatggttgtggtttttttttaattattttttaaaaattattttaaaattcagctatTTTGTCAAGATAAAAATTTagtctttcctcatatttcATAGATTTTCTAAGTCTTAAACATTAAATATCTTATTACAGCTGTACAAAACTACTGTACAaccaaaggaaacagaaggtcTTCTTGTGGCTTCTGCTTAAGGTAAAGCATCTGTCAGGGATCTCATCTATAGCAGCTATGATGAAGCACAGATGTGAGGTTCCCAGTTTACCTTCCAAGAGCTGAGCTGCCTGGTAAGGATGGATTTTGTGGGAGATTGTTTTAAATGTGGTTTTTGAGTGAGTCTAGTGTTTCTGAGAGCCCATGGAGGTGAGACGCTGTTTGCCTTGAGTACGTTTAGACATGATCTAAGAGGTGCTGTCAGCTCACATGGACAGAACGGGAACATCCATGTCTGCAGCCGTGAACTTGTTCTGCTCGCCGAGGGTCACTGGAGCTGCGATCACTTACACAAGTCGCAGTACCTGCGTCTCGGGTGCTTCACTGAGCAGCTGCTGACTGTTTCACATGCCAACACAAAACGTTTATGGTCCGAGCGTACACATAAACAGAGGCGAGTAAGAGGTAATGGTTGTTCTGTATAAACCTCTGGCATGTTTGGTACTTTTTTGCCTGTCTTTCTGTCCTGACTTGCACTCAGGTAGTTTAAGGAGCACAGCTTTACCGGGCCCTACAAATAACACAGCGGGCAAGCAAGGAATTGTCCTTGAACTCACAGCAATCAGTGGCTGAATCGCCGTGGTCCTGACATTGCAGAGTGAACCCCAGTGCAAAACCTGTCTGCACCTCAGGGACCGGTGTTCTTTGTGATTCTGAACTGTTGGAGCTTTGGTTTGGGTGGGAATCTGGGAATTAATACACTGTaagaaaggaactgaaaatagccaatgttttctctttttgaagcGCTGTGAATCATTTCACAGCCTAGATCATATATCTCTATgtatatcttccttttttcctgattcTTCAGCCATAGGTACGGAAGAAAAAGattgaaatgctgaaatacatAGTGTATGAGGTAAAAGTGACTCAGAGAGCCAGAGAACACACACAACTTCTGTGCTATTCAGAATAAGGAACAATGTGTGGTACTTTCTGTACAGCCTCCTTCTGTGTTTGGTCTCACTGCCTCAGcagctggtgattttttttttttaattggtatttactttttattcccTGTGGGCGCATCTGGACAAGATGTGAGTGTTGAAAGTACAACAACAATCTGCTTCCAGGATCATGgtagatagattttttttaatatagtgtCTGAACACTTGTGGTATGAAGTAAAAAGGCAGATTCTGCCGGTACAGCACTGGAGCTTGTTTCTATCATTCAGGTCTGCAATTCTTCTTGGTTTCAGGCTCAGCAGTTTGCTGACTGACTCTGCAAAACAAACCAAGGATGATGTTTTATAGCCGATCTAATCGTAAAGGTATAAAGCTTCATAGCTCTGGCCATCTGGAGACACCCATTTCTCCCCAGATGtgtctggggcaggagggggtcCCAAATCTGTCAGGAGATGCTCCCTTGGGTTTGACTCTCGCTTGCAGAACCTGCTGAGAGCTCTCCATTAGTCATGATACAAGTCAGTTTGGACCATTTCTTCCCTTTACTTACGGCTTTCTCACCatctcttttttcattttttttctcttctcctttcccgttcctcccctctccctgtcGCTGTTGCCTTCTCTCCCCTGTAGAGCTCTCCGTCAGCCTCCTTGCAGTGATAGTTATTGTGTGTGGACTGGCCCTGGTggcagtttttctgtttctcttttggaAGCTGTGCTGGGTTCCCCGGAGGAACAAAGCCGTTTCTTCTAACCTGGCCGTCTTGCAGAGCGAGGCAGGCTGCGATAAGGAGAGCATGGCAGACAAGCTCAAGGACACGGGTGCCATCAGCTTCCTGGAGGCAGCGGTGAAGATCAGCCATACGTCGCCAGACATCCCTGCAGAGGTCCAGATGTCCATGAAAGACCACCTCATGCGGCGCACGCGGATCCAGAGGCAGACGACGGAGCCCGCATCTTCGGCCAGGTGAGCGGACGTGGTGCTCTGCGGGGACGCTGCGCCTCGGGGGCAGCGGGAGGAGCGTCCGATGGAGCCCAAGGCTCAGCTGCCTTCAGGGAGGCCAAAGAAAGCGCTCCCACCTACATGCTGCATTGCTTTCCAAAGATTGGTCATTAATCAATTAATGCGTTAAGACTGGCTTACCACGGGCCCTTTTAAAAACCTCGAGGATTCAAGCCCTGTTACTGTGACTTGACCCCATTGTGTCAAGCCGTCGGTACGCTTTGGCCACTTTAATTCTGCTCCGACGCGAGGCAGGCTGAGGGATCAATGATGGGGCTGTCAGACAGAGTCAGACCCTTGTGCTCGCTCTCATTGTGGCTCCCAGCAGAAACAATTAGATAAGCAGAATTGACATTATCGCTCAGTGCACAGGCTTAGGACCAGCTGCGCTCAGTGCGTGTGCTTGATGCGTGTTCTCAGTGTGTGTGCTGGGTGCGTGTGCTCAGTGCGTGTGCTCAGTGCGTGTGCTCGGTGTGTGTCTCTGCCTCAGCCGGGGCAGGGATGTCCACGCCACGCTCAGTAAATCAGGGTAAGGCTGTACGGACCCTGGGACACCTTCTCAGCGAGAACACTGAGAAATACGGTACCTCTTCCCTGACACAGAAGGCTGTGAAAGTGGGACAGGAAAGGGTGATCGCAGGGTGCTGGCTGCGCCCCAGCGCTGCTGCTTGCTTTGCTGGCCGTGCCCACAATGtgtgtgagagagcaactgcgAGAACAGACACTGCTTGGAAAATTGGCTGCGGCATTGCAGAATTAATAAGGCACTGATCACAGCCTTCTGTTCAAAGAAGCTGGAGTTAAAATCGACATGGTGCCACCTGCAATTGTGCCACATACTCTTTTATTTAACTGCGCCGCTTTTTGGACAGCTGATTGCCTCTCTTTTGCACACACActcattctgcttttattaCACCTTTACAGTGGAGAAGGAAACAAGCACTCAGCCTGCCTGAATTAGGACAAACAAAGTGGGACTCGGTTGTGTGTGGGAAGGTTTCAAACCCACTTTCTCAAGCGAGAGAGCCCAGCATGAACCACAGGCAGGCAGCCAGACCCGGCGGCACTGGGGAACAGCCCCAGCAGTCTGGGATCTCTGACTCGCAGCCGAGCCCAGCTCAGGCCAAAATGCCTTTGAGGAACCTGCCAAGGAGAAGTGCGGCCTCCGAGCACCACGTATCACCGAAAGCTAATGCTTTGGCTGCACAAGTTCTTAGTATAGTTAAATAGCTCCATATACTGCTCTTGTAAACAGCAGATGATCTGAAATAATGCCGTGAGTCCACAGAAAGCTTTTCAGCTTTGCTTAGGTGAAGCTTTGCTTACATACAGTTTCCCTTGTGCTGAAGGGGAGCTCAGGGCAAGAGACAGCTTCCAGATGAGGCTGTGCATTCCTCCCAGTCAGGAATTGTCTATCGCTTTCTGATGAGAGTCTGTTGGAGACATTTGGAAGCATCAAAACCCAGAATAAAAATCTAACTTTCTGAGCTGGTTGTGGCTCTctcactttaaattttttttttttgcctaaggGGAACTTAGTGTCAGCATCTTAGAAGTGTAAGGACTGAGGGTGGGAAAGAGTCTCCATGCTGGTTGTTTATGGCTTGGTTAAGGAGTTGTTGGGTCTCATATATTTAGCTGTGGGCTGTTACTTGTgtaacaggtgaaaaaaaaatgcaccttgCTGCAAATACTCTGAAAGTTAGGAAATTTGCTGGATCGGTTCCTTTGGCCGCTGGAGGTGTTCCCTTCGGTGTTCATTTCGATAATGTACCTGGCTTGTGTACAGAGGTCAGGAGCACTCACTGCACTCCCTGCTTTCCTAGCGTTAGTAGTccaggggagaaaaaggagagagatgttCTTGGAAAACCATACAGCTGCCGTGTGTTCCTCCTGCAGGCACATCTCCTTCAAAAGGCACCTTCCTCGGCAAATGCACGTATCCAGCATGGACTATGGCATGGACCCACCGGCGGTGGCTGAGCAGCCGACCAGCATCGGTCGCATTAAGCCCGAACTCTATAAGCAAAAATCTGTTGACTCTGAGGACCCCAAAAAAGAGGCAGCAAAAACCTGTGGGAAAATTAACTTCACTCTCAAGTATGACTACGAGAATGAGACGCTGACTGTCCGAATTCTCAGGGCTTTTGACTTGCCAGCCAAAGACTTCTGCGGCAGCTCAGATCCCTACGTGAAGATCTACCTCCTGCCCGACAGAAAGCGCAAGTTCCAGACACGGGTCCACAGGAAGACTCTGAATCCCACCTTCGATGAGTCCTTCCACTTCCCTGTGCCCCACGAGGAGCTGGTGAGCAGGAAGCTCCACCTGAGCGTCTTTGACTTTGACAGGTTCTCCAGACACGACATGATCGGAGAAGTTATCTTGGAGAACCTCTTTGAGGCCTCAGACCTCTCCCGGGAGACTTCCATCTGGAAGGACATTCAGTACGCGACGACGGTGAGTATCTGCTGTGGAGGGCCGTCCCTGCCCGGGGACCGTTCGCAGCGCGGTGCCACGGTGTGACGTGTGGTACCTGCGTGTGCAAGGACAGACACCGAGCGCGTGGTGAGCGGCGTCGGGGCAGGGTGGGCTGGGCTTCTATTTTTGGCTAGTCTGCCTAAAGGGGTAAGTAAGCAAGAGATCAGAGTGGGAACTCTGAGTGGGTGACAGTATTAAACTCTCATTTGCCAGCAAATAGCACCTTCTGCGACAACATTTATTTAGATACCTACAAGTCTGGTGATACATTGCTCTGTCCGTAAAACATTTGGCTGCCACTGTTTTATCTGTACACTCTATGCTTAAGAAGATTTTCAATTTATTTGCTAGTCAAGTGAAGTCTTGTCTTGAAGAATCAAGACTTTTATGTAACGTTCATTAGTATTCTGCACGTCTAAGTGGAATAAATATCTAATCTTTGCCTTACCAGAGAACGAGAAGGAAATCATTTGGCAAAAATCTCATCCATCAACAAGATCTATTCTCCTAACACTTAGCAAAGCTTTAAGTGTCTAATGCACTTACTTGTCTTTTTAGTTCCATCACTCTACTACTAACAGCtacaatttcttttcagcagatCATTATATCACATTGAAATGAATCAAACACTCTGTTTCCAAAAATAAACTGGTGGTTTGCTCTACAGATGTGGGATCTGTATGTATAAAATaagactttgtttttaaatcaatttttgGAAGGTGTTTGGAAATCTTTCTGATGACTTCAGATGAAAACTTTCTAgtttaaataatactttttggtttttttttctgaattcccaAGAGCAAGGCAATGATGGAATGGGCTTTTAGGAGGTGTAGTAGATAAGGCTGGATGTACCAGAGGTGCTAAGAGCTATGTGTAAAAGTTGTTTTATGGGGCACTAAAAGAGTAAATTGTATTTGCCTCTATGTGGTCCAGAAACTACCAAACGTTTCTGAGTGCCATCTGCTGGTTAATGCACTATTTCTATACATACATATACCTGCCTCATACTGCGTGCGTTAGCTCTTTGAGGGCATCTCAGAGGGGCTGGTGGTCCA
Coding sequences within it:
- the SYT6 gene encoding synaptotagmin-6, with protein sequence MSGTKDDGRCQRAVRIVTELCRKKSLPSLDLDTCREFLLLPSDQSLIISEPELSVSLLAVIVIVCGLALVAVFLFLFWKLCWVPRRNKAVSSNLAVLQSEAGCDKESMADKLKDTGAISFLEAAVKISHTSPDIPAEVQMSMKDHLMRRTRIQRQTTEPASSARHISFKRHLPRQMHVSSMDYGMDPPAVAEQPTSIGRIKPELYKQKSVDSEDPKKEAAKTCGKINFTLKYDYENETLTVRILRAFDLPAKDFCGSSDPYVKIYLLPDRKRKFQTRVHRKTLNPTFDESFHFPVPHEELVSRKLHLSVFDFDRFSRHDMIGEVILENLFEASDLSRETSIWKDIQYATTESVDLGEIMFSLCYLPTAGRLTLTVIKCRNLKAMDITGYSDPYVKVSLLCDGRRLKKKKTTIKKNTLNPTYNEAIIFDIPPENMDQVSLLISVMDYDRVGHNEIIGVCRVGINAEGLGRDHWNEMLAYPRKPIAHWHPLVEVKKSFKEWQGRAASFDSQGSCPSPKPPPTP